The Brachyhypopomus gauderio isolate BG-103 chromosome 2, BGAUD_0.2, whole genome shotgun sequence genome contains a region encoding:
- the tph2 gene encoding tryptophan 5-hydroxylase 2, translated as MLAAWCERVRSYQYLSSHYISRVLTLSAEVSVQRRAPYPNSAMSTEVHKKKAQGAASMSSETCGKIKPQDTMSLPPDPQNPNKSPEIPKSPVGLLRKRGQETLPKMQPSMMMFSSKYWARRGLSLDSAMFDQQHLGSSMLRRTSFSRIEEKPDKESTSSMHDLGKTAVIFSLKNEVGCLVKALRLFQEKHVNLAHIESRKSKRVTTEVEIYAECNCTKKEFNELVQHLKDHVNIISYNTPQHVWSAETDGEGVPWFPQKISELDQCSHRVLMYGSELDADHPGFKDNVYRQRRKYFVEVAMNYKFGQPIPRVEYTQEEVKTWGVVFRELTKLYPTHACREYMKNLPLLTKHCGYREDNIPQLEDVSLFLRERSGFTVRPVAGYLSPRDFLAGLAYRVFNCTQYVRHSIDPLYTPEPDTCHELLGHVPLLADPKFAQFSQEIGLASLGASDEDVQKLATCYFFTIEFGLCKQDGQLRAYGAGLLSSIGELRHALSDKAFVKPFDPRTTCYQECLITTFQDVYFVSESFEEAKEKMREFAKTIKRPFSVYYNPYTQSIDLLKDTRSVENVVHDLRSDLNTVCDALGKMNKYLGI; from the exons ATGTTAGCAGCatggtgtgagagagtgaggtctTATCAGTATCTTTCGTCACACTATATAAGCAGGGTTCTGACACTCTCGGCTGAGGTGTCAGTACAGCGTAGAGCTCCATATCCCAACTCCGCAATGTCTACAGAGGTGCACAAGAAGAAGGCGCAGGGGGCAGCCTCCATGTCCAGCGAAACCTGTGGCAAGATCAAGCCTCAAGACACCATGTCTCTGCCACCAGACCCGCAGAATCCAAACAAGAGCCCCGAGATTCCCAAGTCCCCCGTGGGGCTGCTGAGGAAGAGAGGCCAGGAGACGCTGCCAAAGATGCAACCCTCCATGATGATGTTCTCCAGCAAATACTGGGCACGTCGAGGATTATCTCTGGACTCGGCCATGTTTGATCAGCAGCACCTTGGAAGCAGTATG CTTCGTAGGACATCGTTTAGCCGAATAGAAGAGAAACCAGATAAAGAAAGCACAAGCTCCATGCATGACTTGGGGAAAACCGCAGTGATCTTCTCTTTGAAGAACGAGGTGGGCTGTTTGGTCAAGGCCCTGCGGCTCTTTCAG GAGAAACATGTGAACTTGGCCCACATTGAGTCACGTAAGTCGAAGCGGGTCACCACGGAGGTGGAAATCTACGCAGAGTGTAACTGCACGAAGAAGGAGTTTAACGAGCTGGTGCAGCACCTGAAGGATCACGTCAACATCATTTCCTACAACACACCTCAGCACGTCTGGTCTGCAGAGACCG ACGGTGAGGGCGTGCCCTGGTTCCCTCAGAAGATCTCGGAGCTGGACCAGTGCTCCCACAGAGTGCTCATGTATGGCTCGGAGCTGGATGCTGACCATCCG GGTTTTAAAGACAACGTTTATCGGCAGAGGAGGAAATACTTTGTGGAGGTTGCAATGAACTACAAATT TGGACAACCCATTCCACGTGTTGAGTATACACAAGAGGAGGTGAAGACCTGGGGGGTGGTGTTCCGGGAGCTGACTAAACTGTATCCCACCCACGCCTGCCGCGAGTACATGAAAAACCTCCCTCTGCTCACAAAGCATTGTGGGTATCGGGAGGACAATATCCCTCAGTTAGAGGATGTGTCTCTCTTCTTAAGAG AGAGGTCAGGGTTCACAGTGCGACCTGTGGCAGGATACCTCTCACCCAGAGACTTCCTGGCTGGTCTGGCATATCGAGTGTTTAACTGCACACAGTATGTGCGTCACAGTATCGACCCACTATACACACCTGAGCC GGACACATGTCATGAACTCCTGGGTCATGTACCCTTGCTGGCAGACCCCAAGTTCGCACAGTTCTCTCAGGAGATTGGTTTGGCCTCTCTGGGGGCTTCTGATGAAGATGTGCAGAAGCTGGCTACA TGCTATTTCTTCACCATCGAGTTTGGCCTGTGTAAACAAGATGGTCAACTCAGAGCCTATGGAGCCGGACTGTTGTCTTCCATTGGAGAACTGCGG CACGCATTATCAGACAAAGCGTTTGTGAAGCCGTTCGACCCCAGGACCACATGCTACCAAGAGTGTCTCATCACCACCTTCCAAGATGTTTATTTTGTCTCTGAAAGTTTTGAAGAGGCCAAGGAGAAGATGAG GGAATTTGCCAAAACGATCAAGAGGCCCTTCTCTGtttactataacccctacacccAGAGCATCGATCTCCTGAAGGACACCAGGAGCGTCGAGAATGTGGTGCACGACCTTCGCAGCGACCTCAACACAGTATGTGATGCCTTGGGCAAAATGAACAAGTACCTTGGCATTTAG
- the LOC143485081 gene encoding apoptosis facilitator Bcl-2-like protein 14 isoform X1, with amino-acid sequence MEAFPESLEYRLLEAYHSRRRSRSNVKRPVVLQCDGLGASRNEVDSSKKRTFVLQCLRIPGPAPIIVQSSSASVDTAGEFAEVADKLTCIVDSAPLAPTPLAVEDSDDVIKRLVELLKESGDKLNEEILRDRELSGFLEKSFSYSLFESLASAFIRAVVPKSSEAKVASENKTRIAWTFEMTSRLGALELQPMNKSMGFGARYLHQHFAPWIQQHGGWEKVFNDDESDEEIQ; translated from the exons ATGGAGGCCTTTCCCGAGTCGCTCGAATATCGCCTCCTCGAGGCTTATCATAGCAGAAGAAGGTCAAGGTCAAACGTAAAACGACCTGTCGTCCTGCAGTGTGACGGACTTGGTGCATCTCGTAACGAG GTCGACTCAAGTAAAAAACGGACATTCGTACTCCAGTGTTTAAGAATACCTGGACCTGCACCAATAATTGTGCAGTCTTCTTCAGCTTCTGTGGACACAG CAGGTGAATTTGCAGAGGTGGCAGACAAGCTGACTTGCATTGTAGACAGCGCACCTCTTGCTCCAACACCTCTTGCTGTAGAGGACAGTGATG ATGTCATCAAGAGGCTTGTTGAGTTATTGAAAGAATCTGGCGACAAGTTGAACGAGGAG ATCCTGAGAGATCGTGAGCTCTCGGGTTTTCTCGAGAAGTCATTCTCTTACAGTCTGTTCGAGAGTCTGGCTTCGGCTTTCATCCGTGCCGTGGTGCCCAAGAGTAGTGAGGCTAAGGTGGCAAGTGAGAATAAAACTCGGATTGCCTGGACCTTTGAGATGACCAGCAGGTTGGGGGCTCTGGAGCTGCAGCCCATGAACAAAAGTATGGGCTTCGGAGCACGGTACCTGCACCAGCATTTTGCACCATGGATTCAGCAGCATGGCGGATGG GAGAAAGTCTTTAATGATGATGAGAGCGATGAGGAAATCCAGTAA
- the LOC143485081 gene encoding apoptosis facilitator Bcl-2-like protein 14 isoform X2 encodes MEAFPESLEYRLLEAYHSRRRSRSNVKRPVVLQCDGLGASRNEVDSSKKRTFVLQCLRIPGPAPIIVQSSSASVDTGEFAEVADKLTCIVDSAPLAPTPLAVEDSDDVIKRLVELLKESGDKLNEEILRDRELSGFLEKSFSYSLFESLASAFIRAVVPKSSEAKVASENKTRIAWTFEMTSRLGALELQPMNKSMGFGARYLHQHFAPWIQQHGGWEKVFNDDESDEEIQ; translated from the exons ATGGAGGCCTTTCCCGAGTCGCTCGAATATCGCCTCCTCGAGGCTTATCATAGCAGAAGAAGGTCAAGGTCAAACGTAAAACGACCTGTCGTCCTGCAGTGTGACGGACTTGGTGCATCTCGTAACGAG GTCGACTCAAGTAAAAAACGGACATTCGTACTCCAGTGTTTAAGAATACCTGGACCTGCACCAATAATTGTGCAGTCTTCTTCAGCTTCTGTGGACACAG GTGAATTTGCAGAGGTGGCAGACAAGCTGACTTGCATTGTAGACAGCGCACCTCTTGCTCCAACACCTCTTGCTGTAGAGGACAGTGATG ATGTCATCAAGAGGCTTGTTGAGTTATTGAAAGAATCTGGCGACAAGTTGAACGAGGAG ATCCTGAGAGATCGTGAGCTCTCGGGTTTTCTCGAGAAGTCATTCTCTTACAGTCTGTTCGAGAGTCTGGCTTCGGCTTTCATCCGTGCCGTGGTGCCCAAGAGTAGTGAGGCTAAGGTGGCAAGTGAGAATAAAACTCGGATTGCCTGGACCTTTGAGATGACCAGCAGGTTGGGGGCTCTGGAGCTGCAGCCCATGAACAAAAGTATGGGCTTCGGAGCACGGTACCTGCACCAGCATTTTGCACCATGGATTCAGCAGCATGGCGGATGG GAGAAAGTCTTTAATGATGATGAGAGCGATGAGGAAATCCAGTAA